Proteins from one Oscillatoria nigro-viridis PCC 7112 genomic window:
- a CDS encoding Panacea domain-containing protein, whose amino-acid sequence MTAITTVTTASKLADYYIWFANDVGSYLSNHKLQKLLYYAQAWYLAFEDKPLFDEDFEAWVHGPTIPALFYEYKEQFGFKPILKEVEKPEFPQEVQEFLDDLSDDYFFRDAYELELMVRREDPWIQARGELPRDEPCRAIISKELMKAYYKTRVIEEE is encoded by the coding sequence ATGACCGCAATAACTACAGTAACAACAGCCTCCAAACTGGCTGATTACTACATCTGGTTCGCGAATGACGTAGGCTCCTATCTCAGCAACCACAAGCTACAAAAACTATTGTACTATGCCCAAGCATGGTATCTAGCCTTTGAAGATAAACCGCTTTTTGATGAAGATTTTGAAGCCTGGGTGCACGGGCCGACTATCCCGGCTTTATTTTACGAATATAAAGAACAATTTGGGTTTAAGCCAATTCTCAAAGAAGTTGAAAAACCAGAGTTTCCACAGGAAGTACAAGAGTTTTTAGACGACTTATCCGATGATTATTTCTTTCGAGATGCTTATGAGTTAGAATTGATGGTGCGACGCGAAGACCCTTGGATTCAGGCTAGAGGTGAATTGCCAAGAGATGAACCTTGCCGTGCTATTATTTCTAAGGAATTAATGAAAGCATACTACAAAACCCGTGTCATCGAAGAAGAATAA
- the ftsH4 gene encoding ATP-dependent zinc metalloprotease FtsH, translated as MAIKDQPQPPRFRQISNILLLLSSLFLLANIFLPNLFGPQIPQVPYSLFVHQVQEQDVARASVGQNEIRYQLKGEGDKPGQILSTTPIFDLELPKLLQEKGVEFAATPPSKNGWIGSVLSWVVPPLIFVAIFQFFMNRGAGGPQGALSIGKSKAKVYVEGEAAKITFADVAGVEEAKTELVEVVEFLKTPDRFTAIGARIPKGVLLVGPPGTGKTLLAKAVAGEAGVPFFSISGSEFVELFVGVGSARVRDLFEQAKKQAPCIIFIDELDAIGKSRSSNAMYGGNDEREQTLNQLLTEMDGFAAGNTTVIVLAATNRPESLDAALLRPGRFDRQVLVDRPDLSGREAILNIHAQKVKLGPDVNLKAIATRTPGFSGADLANLVNEAALLAGRNKRLTVAQEDFAEAIERIVAGLEKKSRVLNEKEKTIVAYHEVGHAMVGALMAGGGEVAKISIVPRGMAALGYTLQLPTEDRFLLDESELRGQIATLLGGRSAEEVVFGSITTGASNDLQRATDLAERMVTTYGMSKVLGPLAYDRGQQAMFLNDGIGNARRAVSAQTAEAIDQEVKEIVETAHQQAVDILKANRELLETITQKLLETEVVEGDALRELLGQVRPLDKVAA; from the coding sequence ATGGCAATTAAAGACCAGCCCCAACCACCTCGTTTTAGGCAAATTAGCAATATTTTGTTATTGCTCTCAAGTTTGTTTTTGCTGGCGAATATCTTTTTGCCGAATTTGTTCGGCCCGCAAATTCCGCAAGTGCCTTACAGCTTGTTCGTCCATCAAGTGCAAGAACAAGATGTGGCGCGAGCTTCGGTAGGCCAAAATGAAATTCGCTACCAACTCAAAGGCGAAGGCGACAAACCCGGTCAAATTCTGTCAACTACGCCGATTTTTGACCTGGAACTTCCTAAACTTTTGCAAGAAAAAGGCGTTGAATTTGCGGCAACTCCCCCTTCCAAAAATGGCTGGATCGGCAGTGTTTTAAGCTGGGTGGTTCCTCCGCTGATTTTTGTGGCGATTTTTCAATTTTTCATGAACCGGGGTGCTGGCGGGCCGCAGGGTGCGCTCTCGATCGGCAAAAGCAAAGCTAAGGTCTACGTAGAAGGCGAAGCGGCGAAAATTACTTTTGCCGATGTGGCTGGAGTAGAAGAGGCTAAAACTGAATTAGTCGAAGTTGTTGAGTTCCTGAAAACTCCCGATCGCTTTACGGCAATTGGCGCGAGAATTCCGAAAGGCGTGCTGTTAGTCGGGCCTCCGGGAACTGGCAAAACGCTGTTAGCAAAAGCAGTGGCTGGTGAAGCTGGCGTGCCGTTTTTTAGCATCTCGGGTTCGGAGTTTGTGGAACTGTTTGTAGGTGTGGGTTCTGCAAGAGTTAGAGATTTATTCGAGCAGGCTAAGAAACAGGCTCCTTGTATTATTTTCATTGATGAATTGGACGCGATCGGCAAATCCCGCAGCAGTAACGCGATGTACGGCGGTAATGACGAACGCGAACAAACTCTCAATCAACTGTTAACTGAAATGGACGGTTTTGCTGCGGGCAATACTACGGTAATTGTGCTGGCTGCAACTAACCGCCCGGAAAGCTTGGATGCTGCTTTGTTGCGCCCCGGCCGTTTCGATCGCCAAGTTTTAGTCGATCGCCCGGATTTATCTGGCCGCGAAGCAATTTTGAATATTCACGCTCAAAAAGTGAAGTTGGGCCCGGATGTTAATTTGAAGGCGATCGCCACTCGCACCCCCGGTTTTTCCGGCGCAGATTTGGCAAATTTGGTGAATGAAGCTGCTTTGTTGGCGGGGCGCAACAAACGCCTAACTGTAGCACAGGAAGACTTTGCAGAGGCGATCGAACGGATTGTAGCGGGCTTGGAAAAGAAAAGCCGCGTGCTCAATGAAAAAGAGAAAACCATTGTTGCTTATCACGAAGTCGGACACGCGATGGTTGGTGCTCTGATGGCTGGCGGCGGCGAAGTTGCCAAAATCTCGATCGTCCCTCGCGGCATGGCTGCTTTGGGTTATACTTTGCAGTTGCCGACTGAAGACCGTTTTTTGTTAGATGAGTCGGAATTGCGGGGTCAAATTGCGACTTTGTTGGGCGGGCGATCGGCTGAGGAAGTTGTGTTTGGTAGCATTACTACTGGCGCTTCCAACGACTTGCAAAGGGCGACGGATTTAGCTGAACGGATGGTGACAACTTACGGGATGAGTAAGGTTTTGGGGCCTCTAGCTTACGATCGAGGTCAACAAGCAATGTTCCTCAATGACGGTATAGGAAATGCCCGCCGCGCTGTCAGCGCTCAAACTGCTGAGGCGATCGACCAAGAAGTGAAGGAAATTGTCGAAACTGCACACCAGCAAGCTGTGGATATTCTGAAAGCAAATCGGGAATTGTTGGAAACAATTACGCAGAAACTGTTGGAAACTGAGGTGGTGGAAGGTGACGCACTTCGCGAATTACTCGGTCAAGTGCGACCTTTAGATAAGGTTGCGGCTTGA
- a CDS encoding TspO/MBR family protein, with protein sequence MSDRAIGKLKTMIQSWMIIGGVTFSVAFGTLFFKLRDINWAIKLQRPDWMFFEPAIPFIWTVIFACGAGSATFVWEQEPGSLKTLLLMALYLLLEIVTVAYIPATLRAKSLKVGTILGGAGEILGVVLTLAVLPISQTAALLLLPYAIWGAIGTYTTWEMINLNPEAA encoded by the coding sequence ATGAGCGATCGAGCAATTGGAAAGTTGAAAACCATGATTCAATCTTGGATGATTATCGGCGGGGTGACTTTCTCAGTCGCCTTCGGCACTTTGTTTTTTAAACTGCGCGATATTAACTGGGCCATCAAACTTCAAAGACCGGATTGGATGTTTTTTGAGCCTGCTATTCCGTTTATTTGGACGGTGATTTTCGCTTGCGGGGCCGGCAGCGCTACTTTCGTGTGGGAACAGGAACCCGGTAGTCTCAAAACTTTGCTGCTGATGGCTTTGTACTTGCTTTTAGAAATTGTAACAGTTGCTTATATTCCTGCTACTCTCAGAGCCAAAAGTCTCAAAGTAGGGACGATTTTGGGAGGGGCTGGGGAGATTTTGGGAGTTGTGCTGACGTTGGCTGTTTTGCCGATTTCTCAAACCGCCGCTTTGTTACTTTTGCCTTACGCGATTTGGGGTGCGATCGGCACTTATACTACTTGGGAAATGATTAATTTAAACCCAGAAGCTGCATAA
- a CDS encoding M48 family metallopeptidase: MNKFLFRAAIGLLMAFFGAITYFTNDVQNPVTGERQRVQLSPRQEIVLGLQARDQMAAKYGGLYPSQSIQQYVDRVGERVVNRSAAKQAGYPFEFHLLRDPETVNAFALPGGQVFITAGLLRRLNSEAQLAAVLGHESGHVVARHAAEHLAKQQLGRALVTAVGVAASDDRGGGQQAALIAQAVNQVVGLRYGRSDELESDRLGFRFMTEAGYDPRGIVEVMKILGAARKGEAPPEFLSSHPNPENRVQKLQALIAQNFPNGVPANLVSGRDEFAKNVSGG, encoded by the coding sequence GTGAACAAATTTTTATTTCGAGCCGCGATCGGGCTATTAATGGCATTTTTTGGAGCAATTACCTATTTTACAAACGACGTACAAAATCCGGTAACAGGAGAGAGACAGCGGGTGCAGCTTTCTCCCCGCCAAGAGATAGTTTTGGGATTGCAGGCGCGAGATCAAATGGCCGCCAAGTACGGGGGGCTTTATCCCAGCCAGAGTATTCAGCAATATGTCGATCGAGTAGGAGAACGAGTTGTCAACCGTTCGGCGGCGAAACAAGCGGGTTATCCGTTTGAATTCCACCTGCTGCGAGACCCCGAAACTGTGAATGCTTTTGCTTTGCCGGGGGGACAAGTTTTTATTACTGCGGGGCTGCTGCGGCGGCTGAATTCCGAGGCTCAGTTGGCTGCTGTACTGGGGCACGAAAGCGGTCACGTTGTGGCGCGCCACGCTGCGGAACACTTGGCAAAACAGCAGTTGGGCAGGGCTTTGGTAACGGCGGTTGGGGTGGCTGCTAGCGACGATCGCGGCGGCGGGCAGCAGGCAGCATTAATTGCTCAAGCTGTCAATCAAGTTGTCGGTTTGCGGTACGGTAGATCGGATGAACTTGAGAGCGATCGGCTCGGTTTTCGGTTTATGACCGAGGCGGGTTACGATCCTAGAGGTATTGTTGAGGTGATGAAAATTCTCGGTGCGGCTAGGAAGGGAGAAGCGCCGCCGGAGTTTTTGAGCTCTCACCCCAACCCTGAAAACCGAGTTCAAAAGTTGCAAGCTTTAATCGCGCAAAATTTCCCTAACGGCGTTCCAGCTAATTTGGTGTCTGGACGCGATGAGTTTGCTAAGAATGTGTCGGGCGGTTAG
- a CDS encoding sensor histidine kinase, producing the protein MFQATRRRLAIWYTAVTAVLLLLFATGFYFYVRTTLIDRIDDTLNHVVEVIERTLVIEPLSLPATKDKNKLQVNIQASFRDSTDAVEDDHIDLEWFSPTGELLWSTLSEPLNIPIHANRMGETVWVNHKLRFEGTNQVQERLATGNVPDVTDLRDRGKRDLTAEAQRAQRGEIRDFDGGLNAGLQENLNLGSEKSIAQNKNRVSTKPISIRTTQNYSLRQVTQRVEIGRQVLGYLRVSHPWFEVTKPIRQLILDLILGAGLTLICVAAIGWLLSGLAMAPVRDSYGRLKQFTADASHELRNPIATIQTNVQVALAEPDIEPQQYQQLQVIERLTRRLGRLVDDLLFLARQDSGIVQQQWIEVPLDALLMEVIEEQQAIATTQNLSLSLEIVDLPNAEDNFTLLGDWDQLARLFTNIVSNAVQYTPSGGEIEVELQLAAKNKRNSPMLNPALQIKVTDTGIGISAEALPHLFDRFYRADPARTHRSAAGSGLGLAIAKAIVENHRGQIRIDSQVDRGTAVTVTLPAHKSEASRL; encoded by the coding sequence ATGTTCCAAGCTACCCGCCGCCGCCTCGCTATTTGGTACACTGCCGTTACTGCCGTATTGTTACTTTTATTCGCCACTGGTTTCTATTTCTACGTCCGTACTACTTTGATCGATCGCATTGATGACACCCTCAATCATGTTGTCGAAGTAATAGAGCGAACACTGGTTATCGAACCGCTAAGTTTGCCTGCTACCAAAGATAAAAATAAGTTGCAAGTTAATATTCAAGCGAGTTTTCGAGATAGCACCGATGCTGTAGAAGACGACCACATTGATTTAGAATGGTTCAGTCCTACGGGCGAATTGCTGTGGTCTACTTTATCGGAACCGCTGAATATTCCCATTCACGCTAACCGCATGGGCGAAACAGTTTGGGTTAATCATAAGTTGCGGTTTGAAGGTACAAATCAGGTACAAGAAAGGTTGGCAACGGGCAATGTACCGGATGTCACGGATTTAAGGGATAGAGGGAAGAGGGATTTAACCGCAGAGGCGCAGAGGGCGCAGAGGGGAGAAATCAGAGATTTTGATGGCGGTTTGAATGCAGGTTTGCAGGAAAATCTAAATTTAGGTAGTGAAAAGTCGATCGCACAAAATAAAAATCGCGTTTCTACCAAACCGATTAGCATTCGAACAACTCAAAACTATTCCCTCAGACAAGTAACGCAGCGAGTAGAAATCGGCCGCCAAGTTCTGGGATATTTGCGAGTCAGCCATCCTTGGTTTGAAGTGACAAAACCCATCCGCCAACTAATTCTCGATTTGATTTTGGGCGCGGGTTTAACTCTAATTTGCGTGGCGGCTATTGGCTGGCTGCTGTCGGGATTGGCGATGGCACCGGTGCGGGATTCTTACGGGCGTCTCAAACAGTTTACCGCTGATGCTTCTCACGAACTCAGAAATCCGATCGCCACTATTCAAACTAACGTGCAAGTAGCTTTGGCGGAACCGGATATCGAACCGCAGCAGTACCAACAGCTACAAGTTATCGAACGCCTCACCCGCCGTTTGGGGCGCTTGGTTGACGATTTGCTGTTTTTAGCCAGACAAGACAGCGGTATCGTGCAGCAGCAGTGGATTGAGGTTCCTCTCGATGCTTTGCTGATGGAGGTAATTGAAGAACAACAGGCGATCGCCACTACCCAAAATCTCTCTCTTTCTTTGGAAATTGTCGATCTGCCCAACGCTGAGGACAACTTTACACTGTTGGGCGACTGGGATCAACTAGCCCGACTGTTTACCAATATCGTCAGCAACGCCGTGCAGTACACGCCCTCTGGGGGCGAAATTGAAGTAGAATTGCAACTTGCAGCTAAAAACAAAAGAAATTCGCCGATGTTAAATCCAGCGCTGCAAATCAAAGTAACAGACACCGGCATCGGGATTTCCGCAGAAGCCCTGCCGCATTTATTCGATCGATTCTACCGCGCAGATCCCGCCCGCACCCACCGCAGCGCCGCCGGTTCCGGTTTAGGATTGGCCATCGCCAAAGCAATTGTCGAAAATCACCGCGGCCAAATCCGCATTGACAGCCAAGTCGATCGAGGTACAGCCGTTACCGTCACCCTCCCCGCCCACAAATCAGAAGCATCTCGCCTGTAA
- a CDS encoding GNAT family N-acetyltransferase produces MLKQPKPEYSVAWISKIGDIPQASWDALAMPLKTPFLEWDWLNNLEVSGSATGKTGWLPHHLTVWRDKQLIAGAPLYVKSHSYGEFVFDNQWADLAQRLGIKYYPKLMGMTPFTPAEGYRFLIAEGEDEDELTGVMVSAIDHFCDRHNISGCNFLYVDPEWRQRMERHGFSSWLHHSYIWQNQGYQNFDNYLGAFNANQRRNIKRERKAVDQAGLLVKTLTGDEIPQAMFAQMYAFYENTCDKFGWWGSKYLTKRFFEQLHHNYRDRVLFVAAYDKEDERQPVGMSFCLYKGDRLYGRYWGSLQEIDCLHFDACYYTPIEWAIDRGIQSFDPGAGGRHKKRRGFPATPNYSLHRFYNNRLAQILKSYIGQINEREQEEIDAVNEDLPFTKLPPLLLGE; encoded by the coding sequence ATGCTGAAACAGCCAAAACCTGAATATTCTGTAGCCTGGATTAGCAAAATAGGCGATATCCCGCAAGCGTCTTGGGATGCCTTGGCAATGCCGCTAAAAACTCCATTTCTGGAATGGGATTGGCTGAACAATCTCGAAGTCTCGGGCAGTGCCACAGGTAAAACCGGTTGGCTGCCGCATCACTTAACAGTCTGGCGAGACAAACAGTTGATTGCTGGCGCGCCACTTTATGTCAAAAGTCACAGTTACGGCGAATTTGTGTTCGACAATCAGTGGGCGGATTTAGCCCAACGTTTGGGCATTAAATATTATCCCAAATTGATGGGAATGACGCCGTTTACTCCGGCTGAAGGCTATCGGTTTTTGATTGCCGAGGGGGAAGATGAAGACGAGTTAACCGGAGTAATGGTAAGCGCGATCGACCATTTTTGCGATCGCCACAATATCTCCGGCTGCAATTTCCTTTATGTCGATCCAGAATGGCGGCAGCGCATGGAACGCCACGGTTTCAGCAGTTGGCTGCACCACAGTTATATTTGGCAAAATCAAGGCTATCAAAATTTTGACAATTATTTAGGCGCATTTAATGCCAACCAGCGCCGCAATATCAAGCGCGAACGCAAAGCAGTTGACCAAGCTGGTTTGTTGGTAAAAACGCTGACTGGCGATGAAATTCCCCAAGCCATGTTTGCTCAAATGTATGCTTTTTATGAGAATACTTGCGACAAATTTGGTTGGTGGGGAAGCAAGTATCTGACTAAGCGATTTTTTGAACAGTTGCACCACAATTATCGCGATCGAGTTTTATTTGTAGCCGCCTACGACAAGGAAGATGAGAGACAGCCGGTGGGTATGTCTTTTTGTTTGTATAAGGGCGATCGACTGTACGGGCGTTATTGGGGCAGTTTGCAGGAAATCGACTGCTTGCACTTCGATGCTTGTTACTATACGCCGATCGAATGGGCGATCGATCGGGGCATCCAAAGCTTCGATCCCGGTGCCGGCGGCAGACACAAAAAACGGCGCGGCTTTCCAGCTACGCCAAATTATAGTTTGCACCGATTTTATAACAACCGTCTGGCGCAAATTCTCAAGTCTTATATCGGTCAAATCAACGAAAGAGAACAGGAAGAAATTGATGCCGTCAACGAGGATTTACCTTTTACTAAGTTACCTCCTTTGTTACTCGGCGAGTGA
- a CDS encoding RibD family protein: protein MTDKIDRPYATVILAISADGKIADAVRSPARFGSASDKAHLEQQVAASDAVLFGNGTLQAYGTTMRVISPELLKQRELQGKPPQPLQIVCSRSSQFDPNLRFFQQPVPRWLLTGQDCREPSPLPTKDSKFDRTSGTIFNNGQDAREARDEFSSGTGILPVAPRLIDNGATSLNNGQDAREARDEFSSGTGILPVAPRLIDNGATSQFDRIIYAKTAGGEIDWIDAFQQLETLGIKRLAILGGGKLVASVLAAGLVDELWLTVCPLILGGAGAPTPVEGKGFLADLAPKLELLAVKQVGQEVFLHYRFGAG from the coding sequence ATGACAGATAAAATCGATCGACCTTACGCAACTGTAATACTCGCGATTAGTGCGGACGGTAAAATTGCAGATGCCGTCCGATCGCCCGCGAGATTCGGTTCTGCCAGCGACAAAGCCCACCTCGAACAGCAAGTAGCAGCAAGCGACGCGGTTTTGTTCGGCAACGGCACTCTACAGGCCTATGGGACGACGATGAGAGTGATTTCGCCGGAATTGCTCAAACAGAGGGAACTGCAAGGGAAGCCCCCACAACCGCTGCAAATTGTTTGTTCGCGATCGTCCCAATTTGACCCAAATTTGCGATTTTTCCAGCAACCCGTGCCTCGGTGGCTGCTGACGGGGCAAGACTGTAGGGAGCCGTCTCCTCTTCCGACAAAAGACAGTAAGTTCGATCGCACATCTGGCACCATTTTCAATAACGGGCAAGATGCCCGTGAAGCGAGAGATGAATTTTCTAGTGGAACAGGCATCTTGCCTGTTGCTCCCAGGCTTATTGACAATGGTGCAACATCTCTCAATAACGGGCAAGATGCCCGTGAAGCGAGAGATGAATTTTCTAGTGGAACAGGCATCTTGCCTGTTGCTCCCAGGCTTATTGACAATGGTGCAACATCTCAATTCGATCGAATTATCTATGCAAAAACCGCAGGTGGAGAGATTGATTGGATTGATGCGTTTCAACAGCTAGAAACTCTCGGTATCAAACGCTTGGCGATTCTGGGCGGGGGAAAACTCGTAGCGTCTGTGCTGGCTGCAGGCTTGGTAGACGAACTTTGGCTGACGGTGTGCCCGTTAATTTTGGGCGGCGCGGGCGCACCGACACCTGTGGAGGGCAAGGGTTTTTTGGCAGATTTAGCTCCAAAATTGGAACTTTTGGCGGTTAAACAGGTGGGACAAGAGGTATTTTTGCATTATAGATTCGGGGCGGGCTAG